A part of Lacibacter sp. H407 genomic DNA contains:
- a CDS encoding PfkB family carbohydrate kinase, producing MSLVVVGSMAFDAIETPFGKSDKIIGGAATYIAWSASNFTQPIKQLSVVGGDFPKEELHMLEARGVVTEGVDIKEDEKSFFWSGRYHLDMNTRDTLDTQLNVLANFNPVVPDSYQDCEFLMLGNLVPAVQNSVIDQMKNKPKLVVLDTMNFWMEIAMPDLEKVLSKVDVLMVNDSEARQLSAQYSLVKAAKVIMNMGPKYLVIKKGEHGALLFHEDKVFFAPALPLEDVFDPTGAGDTFAGGFIGHIAKTKDISFENMKTAIIVGSAMASFCVEKFGTTRLKEISKEEIDARIQQFVQLVSFDIELV from the coding sequence ATGTCGTTAGTAGTTGTTGGTTCCATGGCCTTTGATGCAATTGAAACCCCTTTTGGTAAAAGTGATAAGATCATTGGCGGTGCGGCTACCTATATTGCCTGGAGCGCTTCAAACTTTACCCAACCCATCAAACAACTGAGTGTTGTTGGCGGCGATTTTCCGAAAGAGGAATTGCACATGCTGGAAGCAAGAGGTGTGGTTACAGAAGGCGTTGACATTAAAGAAGACGAAAAATCATTTTTCTGGAGTGGCCGCTACCATCTGGACATGAACACCCGTGATACGCTGGATACACAGCTGAACGTGTTGGCGAATTTTAACCCGGTAGTGCCAGATAGTTACCAGGATTGTGAGTTCCTGATGCTGGGGAATCTGGTGCCAGCCGTACAGAATTCTGTGATCGATCAAATGAAGAACAAACCCAAACTAGTTGTGCTCGATACCATGAATTTCTGGATGGAAATTGCCATGCCCGATCTTGAAAAAGTGTTGAGTAAAGTGGATGTGTTGATGGTGAATGACAGCGAAGCCCGCCAGTTGAGTGCACAATACTCGTTGGTGAAAGCGGCAAAAGTGATCATGAACATGGGTCCGAAATACCTGGTGATCAAGAAAGGCGAACATGGAGCTTTGCTCTTTCACGAAGACAAAGTGTTTTTCGCTCCTGCGTTGCCGTTAGAAGATGTGTTTGATCCAACAGGTGCGGGCGATACATTTGCGGGCGGATTTATTGGTCATATTGCAAAAACAAAAGACATCAGCTTTGAAAATATGAAGACGGCTATTATTGTAGGTAGTGCCATGGCCAGCTTCTGTGTTGAAAAATTCGGCACCACACGGTTGAAAGAAATTTCAAAAGAAGAAATTGATGCCCGTATTCAACAGTTTGTACAACTGGTGAGTTTTGATATTGAGTTGGTGTGA
- a CDS encoding TetR/AcrR family transcriptional regulator, which produces MGKLKVPKNGNRKDLIVKAGAALFREKGFGAASMRDLAENLGIEAASLYNHIRSKNEILESVCFNVANRFNLHLDEIESGSLSPIKKIETLLRFHIQQMIDNYEEVMVSDREWKHLDEPYRSNFHTQRRNYRKRFALIIEEGMKKGEIKKIDAPTAVVILLHSVSGIESWHRSTAKISGPELEDNMVLIMIDGLRK; this is translated from the coding sequence ATGGGAAAACTGAAAGTGCCAAAGAATGGCAACCGCAAAGACCTCATTGTAAAAGCCGGCGCCGCCCTCTTCAGGGAAAAAGGTTTTGGTGCAGCCAGTATGAGAGACCTGGCTGAGAACCTTGGTATCGAAGCAGCCAGCTTGTACAACCACATCCGCTCCAAGAACGAGATTCTGGAATCGGTATGTTTTAATGTAGCCAATCGCTTTAACCTGCATTTGGATGAAATTGAAAGTGGCAGTTTGAGTCCGATCAAAAAGATCGAGACGCTGCTTCGCTTTCATATCCAGCAGATGATCGACAACTACGAAGAAGTAATGGTGAGCGACAGAGAGTGGAAACACCTCGATGAGCCTTATCGCTCCAACTTCCACACGCAGCGTCGTAATTACAGGAAACGTTTTGCATTGATCATTGAAGAAGGAATGAAAAAAGGCGAGATCAAAAAAATTGATGCCCCAACAGCAGTTGTTATTCTGCTTCATTCAGTAAGTGGCATTGAAAGCTGGCACCGTTCCACTGCCAAGATCAGTGGTCCTGAGCTGGAAGACAATATGGTGTTGATCATGATCGACGGGTTAAGAAAATAA
- the paaE gene encoding 1,2-phenylacetyl-CoA epoxidase subunit PaaE, translating to MSIHFHALKVKEVKKETSDCVSVLFDVPENLKEEFNFTQGQSLTMRATINGEEVRRTYSICSSPLEHQLKVAIKKVEGGLFSNFANEQLKMNDVMEVMTPIGRFYTTLDAANRKNYVAFAAGSGITPLLSIIKTTLAIEPDSTFTLVYGNKTRSSIIFFEELEGLKNKYINRFNLIHILSREKTDADLNFGRITKDKCSDLFDKLLDVKTADEFFICGPEDMIFSVKEFLESNGVAEKKIHFELFTTPGQNKKSEVRSTKYESNGPQSNITVKLDGRSFDFSIPLNSDTTILDAAMQQGADVPYACKGGVCCTCKAKLLEGEVKMDVHWGLEQEEIEQGFILTCQAHPTTANVTVDFDVK from the coding sequence ATGTCTATCCATTTCCATGCGTTGAAAGTGAAAGAGGTTAAGAAAGAAACCAGCGACTGTGTTTCTGTTTTGTTTGATGTGCCCGAAAATCTGAAAGAAGAATTCAACTTTACACAAGGACAAAGCCTTACCATGCGTGCCACCATCAATGGTGAAGAAGTAAGACGTACTTATTCCATTTGCAGTAGTCCATTAGAACATCAACTGAAAGTAGCCATCAAAAAAGTAGAGGGTGGTTTGTTTTCCAACTTTGCCAACGAGCAACTCAAGATGAATGATGTGATGGAAGTAATGACGCCCATCGGTCGTTTCTACACAACACTTGATGCAGCCAACAGAAAAAATTATGTGGCTTTTGCGGCAGGCAGCGGTATCACTCCTCTTCTTTCCATTATCAAAACAACCCTGGCAATTGAACCGGATAGTACGTTCACTTTGGTGTATGGAAACAAAACCCGTTCATCTATTATTTTCTTTGAAGAACTGGAAGGGTTGAAGAATAAATACATCAACCGGTTTAACCTCATTCATATTTTAAGCAGGGAAAAAACAGATGCGGATCTGAATTTCGGCAGAATTACCAAAGACAAATGCAGCGATCTCTTCGACAAACTGCTGGATGTAAAAACAGCTGATGAGTTTTTCATTTGCGGACCGGAAGACATGATCTTTTCTGTAAAAGAATTTTTAGAAAGCAACGGCGTAGCTGAAAAGAAAATTCACTTTGAATTGTTTACTACACCGGGACAAAATAAGAAGTCAGAGGTAAGAAGTACGAAGTACGAATCAAACGGCCCGCAAAGCAATATTACGGTTAAGTTAGATGGACGGAGTTTTGATTTCTCCATTCCGCTCAACAGCGATACAACCATTCTTGATGCTGCTATGCAACAAGGTGCCGATGTGCCTTATGCCTGCAAAGGCGGTGTATGCTGCACCTGCAAAGCCAAGCTATTGGAAGGTGAAGTAAAAATGGATGTTCATTGGGGTTTAGAGCAGGAGGAAATTGAACAGGGTTTTATTCTTACCTGTCAGGCCCACCCCACAACCGCAAACGTAACGGTTGATTTTGATGTGAAGTAA
- the paaA gene encoding 1,2-phenylacetyl-CoA epoxidase subunit PaaA — translation MSVHDFEQVFQSKIDQEIKIEPKEWMPDAYRKTNIRQISQHAHSEIVGMLPEGNWISRAPSLKRKAILMAKVQDEAGHGLYLYCAAETLGMSREQMIDDLHSGKAKYSSIFNYPTLTWADMGAIGWLVDGAAILNQVMLCRTSYGPYARAMVRICKEESFHQRQGFESLLVLSKGTDEQKAMCQDAINRWWWPSLMMFGPKDSESTNSDQSMKWKIKRKTNDELRQQFVDMAVEQVKLLGMTLPDPDLKWNEERGHYDFGEIDWNEFWNVVKGNGPCNKQRLEARRKAHEEGRWVREAAAAHAEKQKASLNPSKGGTLAAA, via the coding sequence ATGTCAGTACACGATTTTGAACAAGTATTTCAATCGAAGATCGATCAGGAAATAAAGATCGAGCCAAAGGAATGGATGCCCGATGCCTACCGGAAAACGAATATCCGGCAGATCAGTCAGCATGCGCACAGCGAAATTGTGGGTATGTTGCCCGAAGGCAACTGGATTTCCCGTGCTCCATCGCTCAAACGCAAGGCTATTCTGATGGCGAAGGTGCAGGATGAAGCCGGACATGGTTTGTACCTCTATTGTGCTGCTGAAACATTGGGCATGAGTCGTGAACAAATGATCGACGACCTGCACAGCGGCAAAGCCAAATACTCTTCCATCTTTAATTATCCCACTTTAACATGGGCCGATATGGGTGCCATCGGTTGGTTGGTGGATGGCGCTGCCATTCTCAATCAGGTAATGTTGTGCCGCACCAGCTACGGACCATATGCCAGAGCGATGGTGCGAATTTGTAAAGAAGAAAGTTTTCATCAACGCCAGGGATTTGAATCGTTGCTTGTTTTATCAAAAGGAACCGATGAACAAAAAGCGATGTGCCAGGACGCCATCAACAGATGGTGGTGGCCGAGCCTGATGATGTTTGGACCTAAGGATAGTGAAAGCACCAACAGCGATCAAAGCATGAAGTGGAAGATCAAACGCAAAACAAATGATGAGCTGCGTCAGCAGTTTGTAGACATGGCGGTTGAACAGGTGAAATTGTTAGGTATGACCTTGCCCGATCCGGATTTGAAATGGAATGAAGAACGTGGTCATTACGATTTTGGTGAAATTGACTGGAACGAATTCTGGAATGTGGTGAAAGGAAATGGTCCTTGTAACAAACAACGTTTAGAAGCACGCCGCAAAGCACACGAAGAAGGAAGATGGGTGCGTGAAGCAGCGGCAGCGCATGCGGAGAAACAAAAGGCCTCCCTAAATCCCTCCAAAGGAGGGACTTTGGCAGCAGCTTGA
- the paaB gene encoding 1,2-phenylacetyl-CoA epoxidase subunit PaaB gives MNFQIRKFYYGDIPEEKGGGSNYQTQADAAAWPLWEVFIRSKQGLDHKHVGSLKAADAQMAIENARDVYTRRMEGVSIWVVESNYIHASNPDEAESLYDPANDKVYRHPTFYDLPDEVKHM, from the coding sequence ATGAACTTTCAGATAAGAAAATTTTATTACGGCGATATTCCTGAAGAAAAAGGAGGAGGCAGTAATTATCAGACACAAGCTGATGCGGCCGCCTGGCCTTTGTGGGAAGTATTCATCCGCAGCAAGCAAGGTCTCGATCACAAACATGTGGGTAGTTTAAAAGCTGCTGATGCACAAATGGCCATTGAAAATGCACGTGATGTTTATACACGACGAATGGAAGGTGTAAGCATCTGGGTGGTTGAAAGCAATTACATTCATGCGAGTAATCCTGATGAAGCAGAAAGTTTATACGATCCTGCGAATGATAAAGTATACCGTCATCCTACTTTTTATGATTTGCCTGATGAGGTGAAGCATATGTGA
- the paaC gene encoding 1,2-phenylacetyl-CoA epoxidase subunit PaaC — MDNSLINYTLHLADTTLILSQRNSEWCGHGPILEQDIAITNISLDLLGQARNFYQYAASLMNDGSTEDSLAYLRTEREFKNLLLVELESGDWGQSILRQFLFSQFQHLLFQQLQQSSNEQLAAIAAKAIKETTYHLRWSSEWVIRLGDGTEESHKRILHAIDELWRYTGELFEAADYETAMGIDLASIKQSWTEKVTAVFDEAKLPVPENVFMQSGGKKGIHTEQLGYILTELQYLQRTYPGAKW, encoded by the coding sequence ATGGATAATTCTCTAATCAACTATACGCTACATTTAGCAGACACAACGCTTATTCTTTCTCAACGAAACAGTGAGTGGTGTGGACATGGACCAATACTGGAACAGGATATTGCCATCACCAATATCTCATTGGACTTACTCGGGCAGGCAAGAAATTTTTATCAATACGCTGCTTCATTGATGAATGATGGATCAACTGAAGATTCATTAGCCTATTTGAGAACAGAACGGGAGTTTAAAAATTTATTGCTTGTTGAACTGGAGAGTGGCGATTGGGGACAAAGCATCTTACGTCAATTTCTCTTCAGCCAATTTCAACATTTACTGTTTCAACAACTGCAACAAAGCAGTAATGAACAGTTAGCAGCTATTGCAGCAAAAGCTATTAAAGAAACAACCTATCACCTTCGTTGGAGCAGTGAATGGGTGATTCGTTTGGGCGATGGAACAGAAGAAAGTCATAAACGTATACTGCATGCCATTGATGAACTGTGGCGTTACACCGGCGAACTGTTTGAAGCAGCAGATTATGAAACAGCAATGGGCATTGACCTTGCTTCCATCAAACAATCATGGACAGAAAAAGTAACGGCAGTGTTTGATGAAGCAAAACTCCCTGTTCCTGAAAATGTATTTATGCAGTCGGGTGGTAAGAAAGGAATTCATACAGAACAACTCGGTTATATCTTAACAGAATTACAATACCTGCAACGCACTTATCCGGGAGCAAAGTGGTAA
- the paaD gene encoding 1,2-phenylacetyl-CoA epoxidase subunit PaaD — MNNIEQHIDASAAEQKIWSILATVVDPEVPVLTVLDLGIVRDVIINASEVEVIITPTYTGCPAMDMIAMNIRLALAEQGYKQVKITSVLSPAWTTDWMTEAGKEKLKQYGIAPPNPKQQVCNDQLFAANEAVQCPHCNSHHTHRISEFGSTACKALYQCDDCKEPFDYFKCH, encoded by the coding sequence ATGAATAATATCGAACAACATATTGATGCTTCCGCAGCAGAACAAAAAATCTGGTCGATACTTGCAACAGTAGTTGATCCGGAAGTTCCTGTGTTAACGGTACTTGATTTGGGAATTGTTCGGGATGTAATAATTAATGCAAGTGAAGTTGAAGTGATCATCACTCCCACTTACACCGGTTGTCCTGCCATGGATATGATTGCCATGAACATTCGTCTTGCATTAGCTGAGCAGGGATATAAACAGGTAAAAATTACGTCTGTACTTTCTCCTGCATGGACAACTGATTGGATGACCGAAGCAGGAAAAGAAAAACTGAAACAATACGGCATCGCTCCTCCTAATCCCAAGCAACAGGTTTGTAACGATCAATTGTTTGCGGCAAATGAAGCGGTTCAATGTCCGCACTGCAACTCACATCACACGCACCGCATCAGCGAGTTTGGATCAACGGCCTGCAAAGCATTATATCAATGCGATGATTGCAAAGAGCCGTTCGATTACTTCAAATGCCATTGA
- a CDS encoding hydroxypyruvate isomerase family protein produces MQRRQFLQQSVLAGAATVTGAGVLAESNKTQAAEKPFQLDYAFHAGMFKNHGGESFLDQIRWAYDQGFRSIEDNGMMGRPADEQKKIGDLLAKLGMRMGVFVITSDNWHWITSLTTGKQEWIDKMMKDCKTAVEVAKRCNAKWLTVVPGNYDRRLSLDLQTANVITALRKGAEILQPHGLIMVLEALSDNNDLFLRGTDQTYMICKAVNSPSCKFLFDMYHMQRNEGNIIASIDRVWEETAYFQIGDNPGRKEPGTGEMNYRNIFKHIHKKGFKGIMGMEHGNAGPGKEGELALIKAYREADSF; encoded by the coding sequence ATGCAACGCAGACAATTTCTTCAACAATCGGTATTAGCAGGTGCAGCAACCGTAACAGGCGCAGGTGTGTTAGCAGAATCAAATAAAACTCAGGCAGCAGAAAAACCTTTTCAACTCGATTATGCTTTTCATGCAGGGATGTTTAAAAATCATGGCGGCGAAAGTTTTTTAGATCAGATCCGCTGGGCATATGATCAGGGCTTTCGTAGTATTGAAGACAATGGTATGATGGGCCGCCCTGCAGATGAACAAAAGAAGATTGGTGATTTGTTGGCAAAGCTGGGTATGCGTATGGGTGTGTTTGTCATTACATCTGATAACTGGCATTGGATCACATCGCTTACAACAGGCAAGCAAGAATGGATTGATAAGATGATGAAGGATTGTAAAACAGCAGTAGAAGTAGCCAAGCGTTGCAATGCAAAATGGTTAACCGTTGTACCGGGAAATTATGATCGTCGTTTATCACTCGATCTGCAAACGGCAAATGTGATCACCGCTTTGCGTAAAGGTGCTGAAATATTACAGCCACATGGTTTGATCATGGTGCTTGAAGCGTTGAGCGACAACAATGATCTGTTCTTACGTGGCACTGATCAAACCTATATGATCTGTAAAGCAGTGAACAGTCCGTCGTGCAAGTTTTTGTTTGATATGTATCACATGCAACGCAACGAAGGAAACATCATTGCATCCATCGATCGTGTTTGGGAAGAAACCGCTTATTTCCAGATCGGTGATAACCCCGGCCGTAAAGAACCCGGCACCGGTGAAATGAATTACAGGAACATCTTCAAACATATTCACAAGAAGGGCTTCAAAGGAATTATGGGTATGGAACATGGTAATGCTGGGCCTGGTAAAGAAGGTGAGCTGGCTTTGATAAAAGCATATCGTGAAGCAGATAGCTTCTGA
- a CDS encoding formylglycine-generating enzyme family protein: protein MKKLLLSIPFFATILLGKSQTADTSFRTYLQAIPSGSLQSKMIAIPAGSFMMGSSDADKLKEADETPQRQVKVDAFWMGAYEVTYDEFNAFFLDESISQNTVVDAVTRPSSPYIDMTLGMGKESGFPANSMQQYGALMYCKWLYKKTGVFFRLPTEAEWEYACRAGATTAYPFGTDTKQLEKFAWFKTNSDNRYHKVGEKQPNAWGLYDMLGNVGEWVLDQYSETYFTTIGDKASNPLIEPTARYPRTVKGGTYQDEAKELRSANRIKSDPVWNRRDPQIPRSKWWNADAPFIGFRIIRPLKQPSAEEAEAFFQKYFGED from the coding sequence ATGAAGAAGTTATTATTATCTATTCCGTTTTTTGCAACGATTTTACTTGGTAAGAGTCAAACGGCCGATACATCATTCCGTACCTATCTGCAAGCTATTCCTTCCGGCAGTTTACAAAGCAAAATGATCGCCATCCCTGCAGGATCATTTATGATGGGAAGCAGTGATGCCGACAAACTGAAAGAAGCAGATGAAACGCCGCAACGACAGGTGAAAGTAGATGCTTTCTGGATGGGAGCTTATGAAGTTACCTATGATGAGTTCAATGCTTTTTTCCTTGACGAATCAATCAGTCAAAATACAGTTGTTGATGCAGTAACAAGACCAAGCTCTCCTTATATTGATATGACATTGGGCATGGGCAAAGAAAGTGGCTTCCCTGCTAACAGCATGCAGCAATATGGTGCATTGATGTATTGCAAATGGTTGTATAAAAAAACAGGTGTGTTCTTTCGTTTGCCAACAGAAGCAGAATGGGAATATGCCTGTCGTGCTGGTGCAACAACTGCTTACCCGTTTGGCACAGATACAAAACAATTAGAGAAGTTCGCATGGTTTAAAACCAACAGCGATAACCGTTATCATAAAGTTGGAGAGAAACAACCAAATGCATGGGGCTTGTATGATATGTTGGGCAATGTTGGTGAATGGGTGTTAGATCAATACAGTGAAACGTATTTTACAACTATTGGTGATAAAGCAAGCAATCCATTGATTGAACCAACAGCACGTTACCCAAGAACAGTGAAAGGCGGCACTTACCAGGATGAAGCAAAGGAATTACGTAGTGCAAATCGCATTAAGTCTGATCCTGTATGGAACCGTCGTGATCCGCAGATACCAAGAAGCAAATGGTGGAATGCTGATGCGCCGTTTATTGGTTTTCGCATCATCCGTCCGTTGAAACAACCAAGTGCGGAAGAAGCAGAAGCATTTTTTCAAAAGTATTTCGGTGAAGACTGA
- a CDS encoding Gfo/Idh/MocA family protein, with product MNNDNKSRRDFVKNSSLLAGGLIMSPLFSNANFFSGADETIKVALVGCGGRGTGAAMQALLTKQNVKLVAMADAFRDRIDNCYRTLTKDDGSGSSVKSRVDVPEERKFVGFDAYAKAIALADVVILTTPPGFRPIHFEEAINKGKHVFMEKPVATDPVGIRRVLEAAEKAKQQKLNVVVGLQRRYQNSYRELYKRKDVIGDITSAQAWWNNDGVWVNKRKYGQTEMEYQMRNWYYFNWLCGDHIVEQHIHNIDVVNWFKGGFPVKAQGMGGRQVRKGKDHGEIFDHHFVEFTYADGSVLNSQCRHIPGTMSRVDELIVGTKGSIKGDAATILDAKGKPIFQFDKKGENNPYQNEHDELFAAIAKGEYKFADAEIGAKSTLTAIMGRMATYSGQMLEWDKILASNLNLQPKKYDWDAAPPILPNDDGYYPVAIPGVTKYV from the coding sequence ATGAACAACGATAACAAATCACGCAGGGATTTTGTAAAAAATTCTTCGCTGCTTGCCGGTGGTCTCATCATGAGTCCCCTCTTTTCAAATGCTAATTTCTTTTCCGGTGCCGATGAAACTATCAAGGTTGCATTGGTTGGTTGTGGCGGTCGTGGTACCGGTGCTGCCATGCAGGCATTGCTCACAAAACAAAATGTAAAACTGGTAGCAATGGCCGATGCATTCCGTGACCGCATCGACAACTGTTATAGAACATTAACGAAAGATGATGGATCAGGTTCTTCTGTTAAATCAAGAGTTGATGTTCCTGAGGAGCGCAAGTTTGTTGGCTTTGATGCTTATGCAAAAGCAATTGCATTGGCTGATGTGGTGATCCTTACCACACCTCCGGGTTTCCGCCCAATTCATTTTGAAGAAGCGATCAACAAAGGCAAGCATGTGTTCATGGAAAAACCGGTAGCAACTGATCCTGTTGGTATTCGCAGAGTGTTGGAAGCTGCTGAAAAGGCAAAACAACAAAAGCTGAACGTGGTGGTTGGTTTGCAACGTCGCTATCAAAATTCTTACCGTGAATTATATAAACGCAAAGACGTAATTGGTGACATCACATCTGCACAAGCCTGGTGGAACAATGATGGTGTTTGGGTGAACAAACGCAAATACGGACAAACAGAAATGGAATACCAGATGCGTAACTGGTATTACTTCAACTGGCTTTGCGGCGATCATATCGTAGAACAACACATTCATAATATTGATGTGGTGAACTGGTTCAAAGGTGGCTTCCCTGTTAAAGCACAAGGTATGGGCGGAAGACAAGTACGTAAAGGAAAAGATCATGGTGAAATTTTCGATCATCACTTTGTTGAGTTTACGTATGCCGATGGTTCTGTGCTGAACAGTCAGTGCCGTCATATTCCTGGTACCATGAGTCGTGTAGATGAATTGATCGTTGGTACCAAAGGAAGTATTAAAGGTGATGCAGCAACAATTCTTGATGCAAAAGGAAAACCCATTTTCCAGTTCGATAAGAAAGGAGAAAACAATCCTTACCAGAACGAACATGATGAACTGTTTGCAGCCATTGCAAAAGGTGAATACAAATTTGCTGATGCAGAAATTGGTGCTAAGAGTACACTTACTGCAATCATGGGTCGTATGGCAACATATTCCGGCCAAATGCTTGAGTGGGATAAAATTTTAGCATCCAACCTCAATCTTCAACCAAAGAAATACGATTGGGATGCAGCACCTCCTATTCTTCCAAATGATGATGGTTATTACCCTGTTGCAATACCGGGTGTTACAAAATATGTGTAA
- a CDS encoding MgtC/SapB family protein — translation MDITIYLEEAAQVSAAFIIGAVIGLEREFRNKPAGFRTMIFICVGSCLYTILSKESNTVSPDRIASNIVTGVGFIGAGVIFKEGISVNGLTTSALIWIIAALGMAIGYKNYPIAIVVTSMVVIALFVLEPVQRFINRFHKVKDYKIKTSDTTDALKNEMESFFESHDISYRCVKMNKENNEAIYVYRIGAPKDDYDIVNEFLLKHKSINSFDI, via the coding sequence ATGGATATTACCATTTACTTAGAAGAAGCCGCACAGGTTTCTGCTGCATTCATCATTGGTGCAGTTATTGGACTTGAACGTGAGTTCCGCAATAAACCTGCAGGTTTTCGTACCATGATCTTCATTTGTGTTGGTTCCTGTTTGTATACCATTCTTTCAAAAGAAAGTAACACCGTTAGTCCGGATCGTATTGCCAGCAATATTGTAACAGGTGTTGGTTTTATTGGAGCAGGTGTAATTTTTAAGGAGGGTATTTCAGTAAACGGCTTAACCACATCAGCACTCATCTGGATCATAGCGGCATTGGGCATGGCTATTGGTTATAAAAACTATCCAATAGCGATTGTTGTAACAAGTATGGTAGTAATTGCCTTATTTGTTCTGGAGCCGGTACAACGTTTTATCAACCGCTTCCACAAAGTGAAAGATTATAAGATCAAAACATCCGACACAACCGATGCGTTAAAAAATGAAATGGAATCCTTTTTCGAATCGCACGATATCAGTTACCGCTGCGTAAAAATGAACAAAGAAAATAACGAGGCTATTTATGTCTACCGTATTGGTGCTCCGAAGGATGATTACGATATTGTAAATGAATTTCTGTTAAAACATAAAAGCATCAATAGCTTTGATATTTAA
- a CDS encoding enoyl-CoA hydratase-related protein has product MSSILFEIKDSIAFITLNRPDKFNSFNREMALLLQNKLDECASMQEIRCVYITGAGKAFCAGQDIGELVGENKIELAQILSEHYNPIVKRIRNLPKPVIAAINGVAAGAGANIALCCDIVVAAESASFIQAFSKIGLIPDSGGTFTLPRLIGWQKASALMMTGDKVSANEAERLGMIYKVFADVTFEEESKKIANTISLMPTKGLAYTKQVLNASLTNSWDEQLQLEDAFQQKAASTEDYQEGINAFLEKRQAAFKGI; this is encoded by the coding sequence ATGTCATCCATTCTGTTTGAAATAAAAGATTCCATCGCCTTTATTACACTCAATCGTCCCGATAAATTCAATTCGTTTAACCGTGAGATGGCATTGTTGCTGCAAAACAAGCTGGATGAATGTGCATCAATGCAGGAAATACGTTGTGTATATATCACCGGAGCAGGAAAGGCTTTCTGTGCCGGACAGGATATTGGTGAGCTTGTTGGTGAAAATAAAATTGAGTTGGCACAAATTTTATCAGAACATTACAACCCAATTGTGAAACGTATCCGCAATTTGCCAAAGCCGGTAATTGCAGCAATAAATGGAGTGGCAGCTGGTGCGGGTGCCAACATTGCTTTGTGTTGCGACATTGTGGTTGCTGCAGAATCAGCTTCGTTTATCCAGGCGTTTTCTAAAATCGGATTGATCCCCGACAGTGGCGGTACGTTTACACTTCCCCGTTTGATCGGTTGGCAAAAAGCAAGTGCGTTAATGATGACGGGCGACAAAGTTTCTGCGAATGAAGCCGAACGACTGGGTATGATCTACAAAGTATTTGCCGATGTAACGTTTGAAGAAGAAAGTAAAAAAATTGCGAATACTATTTCGCTAATGCCAACGAAAGGCCTGGCTTATACCAAACAGGTGCTGAATGCTTCGCTCACCAATTCATGGGATGAGCAACTTCAACTGGAAGATGCGTTTCAACAGAAAGCCGCTTCAACAGAAGATTATCAGGAAGGCATCAATGCCTTCTTAGAAAAAAGACAGGCGGCATTCAAAGGAATATAA